The following nucleotide sequence is from Gemmatimonadaceae bacterium.
TCGCCCTCGTCGAACTGGCGAACAAGTTGCGGCCCGACGTTGTCGTCACCGATCTCGCGATGCCTGGGCTCGGCGCGCTCGAGGTGCTGCGCGAATTTCACGTGCTCGAGATTCCCTCGCGGGTCATCGTGCTTACCATGCACGCCGATGCCCACCTCGCGACCGAGGCGTTTCGCCTCGGCGCGTGGGGCTATGTGCTGAAGAATTCCGCCGGTGAGGAGCTCATCACGGCAATCCATAAGGTGCTCGATGGTCGCGCGTATCTCACACCGCTCATTACGAAGGATGTAATGGTCGCGATCAATACGGCGGCGTCGACGAATCATTCGGCTCGGCCGACGATGCGGCAGCGTCAGGTGCTTCGCCTCATTGCCGAAGGGAAACGGATGAAGGAGATCGCCGCGATCTTGCGTTTGTCGCCGCGTACGGTCGAGAGCCACAAGTATGAGATGATGCAGACGCTGGGTGTGCGGAGCACGGCGGAGCTGATTCAGTATGCGATACGAAACCCTGATCAGGGGCCATGACGTTAGGCATTGCTCGGAGTATTTCGGATGGCCGGCACGTAAGTATCCCATGTTCGGGCACTCACATTCCCGGATAGCGAGCGCGTCGCGAGCGCTGTAGCGTAGCGAGCGAGAGAAGGAACTCGGTTGAGAGGAGTACCGTCGCCGTGCGTCGAAGCCGCATTCTCGTAGTCGATGATTACGTTCCCGTCGCGCATGCGATCGCGCAGCTGTTGCGTCTTTCCGGTCAC
It contains:
- a CDS encoding response regulator transcription factor; amino-acid sequence: MDRPTLLLADDHVIVADGLRSLLKDEFELVGSVADGFALVELANKLRPDVVVTDLAMPGLGALEVLREFHVLEIPSRVIVLTMHADAHLATEAFRLGAWGYVLKNSAGEELITAIHKVLDGRAYLTPLITKDVMVAINTAASTNHSARPTMRQRQVLRLIAEGKRMKEIAAILRLSPRTVESHKYEMMQTLGVRSTAELIQYAIRNPDQGP